The Miscanthus floridulus cultivar M001 chromosome 7, ASM1932011v1, whole genome shotgun sequence genome includes a region encoding these proteins:
- the LOC136464162 gene encoding RING-H2 finger protein ATL80-like yields the protein MARILVEAPAGSGSPEDSINSDMILILAGLLCALVCVLGLGLVARCACSRRWATASSRSQQPGAKAANKGVKKEVLRSLPTVTYVSDSSKETEEGGADECAICLAEFEEGQAMRVLPQCGHAFHAACVDTWLRAHSSCPSCRRVLAVDLLPPGERCRRCGARPGVAGISALWKAPTPCSAEGPTFLA from the coding sequence ATGGCGAGGATACTCGTCGAAGCGCCCGCGGGCTCGGGCTCGCCGGAGGACTCCATCAACTCGGACATGATCCTCATCCTCGCCGGCCTGCTCTGCGCGCTCGTCTGCGTCCTCGGCCTGGGGCTCGTCGCCCGGTGCGCGTGCTCGCGGCGCTGGGCCACGGCGTCGTCCCGGTCGCAGCAGCCGGGCGCGAAAGCCGCGAACAAGGGCGTCAAGAAGGAGGTGCTGCGCTCGCTCCCGACGGTCACGTACGTCTCCGACAGCAGCAAGGAGACGGAGGAGGGAGGGGCCGACGAGTGCGCCATCTGCCTGGCCGAGTTCGAGGAGGGACAGGCCATGCGCGTGCTGCCGCAGTGCGGCCACGCGTTCCACGCCGCCTGCGTCGACACGTGGCTGCGCGCGCACTCCTCCTGCCCGTCCTGCCGCCGGGTGCTGGCCGTCGACCTGCTGCCGCCCGGCGAGCGCTGCCGCCGTTGCGGCGCGCGCCCCGGTGTCGCCGGCATCAGCGCGCTCTGGAAGGCGCCCACGCCCTGCAGCGCAGAGGGGCCGACGTTCTTGGCGTAG
- the LOC136464164 gene encoding uncharacterized protein At4g15970-like isoform X2 yields the protein MPPSHPCAASGDARRCRCRLRTRLRLYGERRRRSSSRPQWRCPAPCFTAPPWRARSLSMSRVCTGPYCLRRRFLRFRSPRMTAISIPSPPAICEDLRLELVLQEASMDNKTIILTTLNAAWASPGSVIDLFIDSFRRGVGTSSLLRHLVIVAFDLKAYEQCVKIHPYCFALPTKDVDFSQEKRFQTTGYLEMMWKRLDFLRLVLEKGYSFVFSDADIMWFRNPFPLFYSDGDFQIACDHYVGNATDLRNIANGGFNYVKSNDQSIEFYKFWYSSRFRYPGYHDQDVFNFIKHDPYTTDIGLKIKFLSTTYFGGICEPSRDLNKVCTMHANCCIGLQSKIHDLRIMMEDWSSYMSMPPSLKQFRPLSWRVPQNCSLSLLSP from the exons ATGCCTCCGTCACATCCCTGCGCGGCTTCGGGGGACgctcgccgctgccgctgccgccttcGCACGCGTCTGCGGCtttacggcgagcggcggcggcgctcctcctcgcGGCCGCAGTGGCGCTGCCCTGCGCCGTGCTTTACCGCGCCGCCGTGGAGAGCACGAAGCCTATCCATGTCCCGCGTGTGCACCGGCCCTTATTGCCTGCGCCGCCGCTTCCTCCGGTTCAGGTCCCCGAGGATGACGGCGATTTCGATCCCTTCCCCACCGGCGATCTG CGAAGATCTCAGACTAGAACTTGTTCTGCAGGAGGCTTCCATGGACAATAAGACCATAATACTGACGACCCTCAATGCTGCATGGGCTTCGCCGGGCTCAGTGATAGATCTTTTCATTGATAGTTTTCGGCGTGGTGTTGGTACTAGTTCGCTCTTGAGGCATCTTGTGATAGTAGCATTTGATTTGAAGGCGTATGAACAATGTGTCAAGATCCATCCCTACTGCTTTGCTCTTCCAACCAAGGATGTGGATTTTTCTCAAGAGAAGAGGTTTCAGACAACTGGGTATCTGGAAATGATGTGGAAAAGGCTGGATTTCTTGCGGCTAGTGCTTGAAAAAGGTTACAGCTTTGTTTTCTCG GATGCTGATATCATGTGGTTCCGCAATCCATTTCCCCTGTTTTATAGTGATGGAGACTTTCAGATTGCATGTGATCACTACGTAGGGAATGCGACTGACTTGAGGAACATAGCCAATGGAGGATTCAACTATGTGAAGTCAAATGATCAAAGCATAGAGTTTTACAAGTTTTGGTATTCTTCCCGATTTAGATATCCTGGGTACCATGATCAGGATGTATTTAATTTTATAAAGCATGATCCTTACACCACAGACATTGGTCTGAAAATTAAGTTCTTAAGTACTACGTACTTCGGCGGCATTTGTGAGCCAAGCAGAGATTTAAACAAGGTTTGCACCATGCATGCGAACTGTTGTATTGGACTGCAGAGCAAGATCCATGACCTAAGAATCATGATGGAAGACTGGAGCAGCTATATGTCGATGCCACCAAGCTTAAAACAATTCAGGCCATTGTCATGGAGGGTACCACAAAATTGCAG TCTTTCGTTACTAAGCCCATGA
- the LOC136464164 gene encoding uncharacterized protein At4g15970-like isoform X3, with protein sequence MARPSRQNPTHASVTSLRGFGGRSPLPLPPSHASAALRRAAAALLLAAAVALPCAVLYRAAVESTKPIHVPRVHRPLLPAPPLPPVQVPEDDGDFDPFPTGDLEASMDNKTIILTTLNAAWASPGSVIDLFIDSFRRGVGTSSLLRHLVIVAFDLKAYEQCVKIHPYCFALPTKDVDFSQEKRFQTTGYLEMMWKRLDFLRLVLEKGYSFVFSDADIMWFRNPFPLFYSDGDFQIACDHYVGNATDLRNIANGGFNYVKSNDQSIEFYKFWYSSRFRYPGYHDQDVFNFIKHDPYTTDIGLKIKFLSTTYFGGICEPSRDLNKVCTMHANCCIGLQSKIHDLRIMMEDWSSYMSMPPSLKQFRPLSWRVPQNCSLSLLSP encoded by the exons ATGGCGAGGCCGTCGCGCCAAAACCCGACCCATGCCTCCGTCACATCCCTGCGCGGCTTCGGGGGACgctcgccgctgccgctgccgccttcGCACGCGTCTGCGGCtttacggcgagcggcggcggcgctcctcctcgcGGCCGCAGTGGCGCTGCCCTGCGCCGTGCTTTACCGCGCCGCCGTGGAGAGCACGAAGCCTATCCATGTCCCGCGTGTGCACCGGCCCTTATTGCCTGCGCCGCCGCTTCCTCCGGTTCAGGTCCCCGAGGATGACGGCGATTTCGATCCCTTCCCCACCGGCGATCTG GAGGCTTCCATGGACAATAAGACCATAATACTGACGACCCTCAATGCTGCATGGGCTTCGCCGGGCTCAGTGATAGATCTTTTCATTGATAGTTTTCGGCGTGGTGTTGGTACTAGTTCGCTCTTGAGGCATCTTGTGATAGTAGCATTTGATTTGAAGGCGTATGAACAATGTGTCAAGATCCATCCCTACTGCTTTGCTCTTCCAACCAAGGATGTGGATTTTTCTCAAGAGAAGAGGTTTCAGACAACTGGGTATCTGGAAATGATGTGGAAAAGGCTGGATTTCTTGCGGCTAGTGCTTGAAAAAGGTTACAGCTTTGTTTTCTCG GATGCTGATATCATGTGGTTCCGCAATCCATTTCCCCTGTTTTATAGTGATGGAGACTTTCAGATTGCATGTGATCACTACGTAGGGAATGCGACTGACTTGAGGAACATAGCCAATGGAGGATTCAACTATGTGAAGTCAAATGATCAAAGCATAGAGTTTTACAAGTTTTGGTATTCTTCCCGATTTAGATATCCTGGGTACCATGATCAGGATGTATTTAATTTTATAAAGCATGATCCTTACACCACAGACATTGGTCTGAAAATTAAGTTCTTAAGTACTACGTACTTCGGCGGCATTTGTGAGCCAAGCAGAGATTTAAACAAGGTTTGCACCATGCATGCGAACTGTTGTATTGGACTGCAGAGCAAGATCCATGACCTAAGAATCATGATGGAAGACTGGAGCAGCTATATGTCGATGCCACCAAGCTTAAAACAATTCAGGCCATTGTCATGGAGGGTACCACAAAATTGCAG TCTTTCGTTACTAAGCCCATGA
- the LOC136464164 gene encoding uncharacterized protein At4g15970-like isoform X1, with the protein MARPSRQNPTHASVTSLRGFGGRSPLPLPPSHASAALRRAAAALLLAAAVALPCAVLYRAAVESTKPIHVPRVHRPLLPAPPLPPVQVPEDDGDFDPFPTGDLDSEDLRLELVLQEASMDNKTIILTTLNAAWASPGSVIDLFIDSFRRGVGTSSLLRHLVIVAFDLKAYEQCVKIHPYCFALPTKDVDFSQEKRFQTTGYLEMMWKRLDFLRLVLEKGYSFVFSDADIMWFRNPFPLFYSDGDFQIACDHYVGNATDLRNIANGGFNYVKSNDQSIEFYKFWYSSRFRYPGYHDQDVFNFIKHDPYTTDIGLKIKFLSTTYFGGICEPSRDLNKVCTMHANCCIGLQSKIHDLRIMMEDWSSYMSMPPSLKQFRPLSWRVPQNCSLSLLSP; encoded by the exons ATGGCGAGGCCGTCGCGCCAAAACCCGACCCATGCCTCCGTCACATCCCTGCGCGGCTTCGGGGGACgctcgccgctgccgctgccgccttcGCACGCGTCTGCGGCtttacggcgagcggcggcggcgctcctcctcgcGGCCGCAGTGGCGCTGCCCTGCGCCGTGCTTTACCGCGCCGCCGTGGAGAGCACGAAGCCTATCCATGTCCCGCGTGTGCACCGGCCCTTATTGCCTGCGCCGCCGCTTCCTCCGGTTCAGGTCCCCGAGGATGACGGCGATTTCGATCCCTTCCCCACCGGCGATCTG GACAGCGAAGATCTCAGACTAGAACTTGTTCTGCAGGAGGCTTCCATGGACAATAAGACCATAATACTGACGACCCTCAATGCTGCATGGGCTTCGCCGGGCTCAGTGATAGATCTTTTCATTGATAGTTTTCGGCGTGGTGTTGGTACTAGTTCGCTCTTGAGGCATCTTGTGATAGTAGCATTTGATTTGAAGGCGTATGAACAATGTGTCAAGATCCATCCCTACTGCTTTGCTCTTCCAACCAAGGATGTGGATTTTTCTCAAGAGAAGAGGTTTCAGACAACTGGGTATCTGGAAATGATGTGGAAAAGGCTGGATTTCTTGCGGCTAGTGCTTGAAAAAGGTTACAGCTTTGTTTTCTCG GATGCTGATATCATGTGGTTCCGCAATCCATTTCCCCTGTTTTATAGTGATGGAGACTTTCAGATTGCATGTGATCACTACGTAGGGAATGCGACTGACTTGAGGAACATAGCCAATGGAGGATTCAACTATGTGAAGTCAAATGATCAAAGCATAGAGTTTTACAAGTTTTGGTATTCTTCCCGATTTAGATATCCTGGGTACCATGATCAGGATGTATTTAATTTTATAAAGCATGATCCTTACACCACAGACATTGGTCTGAAAATTAAGTTCTTAAGTACTACGTACTTCGGCGGCATTTGTGAGCCAAGCAGAGATTTAAACAAGGTTTGCACCATGCATGCGAACTGTTGTATTGGACTGCAGAGCAAGATCCATGACCTAAGAATCATGATGGAAGACTGGAGCAGCTATATGTCGATGCCACCAAGCTTAAAACAATTCAGGCCATTGTCATGGAGGGTACCACAAAATTGCAG TCTTTCGTTACTAAGCCCATGA